The Bacteroidota bacterium sequence AGTCGGGCAAAAAGGAAAACGGCGAATCGTTTTATTTTAAGGCCTATCCCTCAGAAGACAACCTCGACAAGCTCCTGCAGACAACAGCATTTCCAATGCCCAGCTTGAAAGACATTGGCTTTCAGCGGTCGCGCATCCAAATCCCAAGGCAGGAGGTTGCTGCGGGCATCATCAAAAACTACCATGAAACCCGCGATTTTCCTGCGATTCTGGGAACTTCCCGGCTCGGCATTCACTTCCGGTTTGGGACGATCAGCATCAGGGAGAAGGCACGCAAGGCCGAGCAACTCAACACGACTTATCTCAATGAGTTGATTTGGAGGGACTTCTATTCGATGATCTTGCAGCATTTCCCGCATGTCGTCGACGGACCATTCCGTCCGCAGTATGATGCGATTCAATGGCGCAACGATGAACGCGAATTTGAGGCTTGGTGCAAAGGCGAAACCGGTTACCCGATTGTGGATGCCGGAATGCGAGAATTGAATGCGACGGGCTTCATGCACAACCGCGTGCGCATGATCACTGCGAGCTTTCTGGCCAAACACCTCCTGATCGATTGGCGCTGGGGCGAAGCCTATTTTGCAGAAAAATTGCTCGATTTTGACCTTGCCAGCAACAATGGCGGCTGGCAATGGGCAACGGGTTGTGGCACAGATGCAGCGCCGTATTTCCGTATTTTCAACCCCGAATCGCAGCAACAAAAGTTTGATTCCAAGTTTCAATACATCAAACATTGGGTGCCGGAATATGGAACGCCCAAGTATGCGAAACCCATCGTGGACCACAAAACGAGCCGTGAACGCTGCTTGGAGGTATATAAAGCTGGATTGGGGCCCTCGGCTAGCGAATAGAACCTGGGCTCAGGCTCTCAAAATCAAGGTAGAAGGTGCAATGTTGAGCCAAGGGCTTTGTTGTTCCAGCAAGCGCTTCCAGCTTTCCAAGCCGATCAGCATCAAGTTTTGGGCCTTGAGCACTTCTTCGGAAGGCGCATTTCCTTGGATCACGGTCATTTTCCCCGGGCATTCCTTGTCGATGTGTTTCAATGCCTCCCGAATTTCCTTTTTGCTTTTGGAGAGCCCTTCGGGATCAAATACCGTGACAGAGGTGCAGCCGTTGCGCACCAATTTCTCAGCATAGTGCAGCAAATGCCTGTCTTTTTGATGCAACAAAGGCACCAAAACATGGTCTGTTCCCACTTGGCCTTTGTCGATGACAATACCGACAGGCACCTCGGTGCGGGCCAAAATGAAACGCATCCGCTCATCAAATGGCGAATTTTCAAACAATTTCTCCTTGCCCGTCACTTTGTTCAAGATCAGGTCAGGATTGATGATGCGCGTGGTAAATCCAAGCAATTTTCCCAGCAAACTGCCTTCGAATATCGATTGGCCGACTCCAACGAGCAAAAGGTCATATTTGCCTTCATTGGCCGCTAAAGCGATGTCCGCATCGATGTCGTAAGACGGCTTGAACTTCTGTGCGAATGCCTGATCAAGCAAAACCCCCTCTTCCGATATCGGCGCAAAGGCTTGTTGCTCATATTCGTCGATGTTGTAATGATGGAGCTCATTGCTCAGGGTCAGGTGCAATGCTGTCACCTCGGCATGTTCTTTTTGCTTCTTGATCAATGCATTTGCTAGGCGCAGCAGCGTGCGACCACGCTCCGGATTGGCAAAAGAGAGCAAGATTCGGAATTGTTGCGACTTGACTTCGCCGTCTTCGGGAACGGATTTAAAGGCCCAATTGATCAGATTCAATGCCGGACCGGTCATGAAGGTGGTGGCCAAGGCCATGATCACCATCATCGCAAAGATTTCAGGTTTGAGCACGCCCAGATCGTAGCCGATGTTGAGGACCACAAGTTCCATGAGGCCGCGGGTGTTCATCAAAGCACCGATGGAAAGGCTTTCCTTCCAGGATTGCCCGACAAATTTGGCAGCCAAGGCGCTGCCCGCAAATTTGCCAACGACGGCAACTGCGACAATAACTCCACACATGGCCCACATTTCTGGATCATCGATCAATCCGATTTGCGTGCGCAGTCCAGTGAAGACAAAAAACAGCGGCAGGAGCAATACAAGCGCGACATCCTCCACCTTTTCAATGAAAATGGTGCGGAACTTGAGGTTGTCGGGCATGATCGTGCCGGCGAGGAAGGCGCCAAACAAAGCATGGATTCCGATCACTTCTGTCGCAAATGCCGAGAGCAACAATGCCAAAAAGAAAATGGCCACGATGGGCTTGCTCAGGTTTTCGTTGCTGGTATGCAATTCGCCGACGCGTTTCAAGAATGGCCTTAGCACCCACACCATCAATGCGAGATATGCAACCGCCATTGCGATGATGTACAAAGCGCTGACGAATGAACCTGCTTTCACGATGGCGATTACAGCAGCGAGCATGCACCAAGCCGTGATATCGTCGGCGGCAGCGCAGGTAATGACAAGTGCACCGAGTTTTGTCTTGTTCAGTCCGCGTTCCTGCACGATGCGCGCAAGCACAGGGAAAGCCGTTACGCTCATCGCAATTCCGAGAAACAAGGCAAAGGATGAAAAGAGAACTCCAGAAGGGGCATGATCCTCATAGAGGTAATAAGCCAATCCGACACCCAAGACAAAGGGAATGACAATACTGGCGTGGCTTACCAAAACGGCGTCTTTGGCACGGTTGCGCAAAACCTTAAGGTCCAGCTCCATCCCTACAACAAACATGAACAGGATCAGGCCAATCTGGGACAAAAACTGAAGATTGCCCAGCGATTCCGGCGGGAACAATTCGGCGGAAACATTTGGCAGATACCGCCCTACCAAGGAAGGCCCGAGCATGATACCTGCGGCGATTTCGCCGATCACGGTAGGTTGGCCGATACGCTTGCAAACCCAGCCCAACAACCGGGCAAAGAGAATGATCGTCACAATCTGCGCGAGCAAAATCGCTAGCGGATGGGTGACGTTAGCCCAGAGGCTGTCGAGAAAAATTGACCAAGACGAAACAATGTCGGGGTCTTTACCTGGCTTCGCTGCAAGGTGCTCCAACTTCTCCCCTCTCTGCAATATCCAATACAGGGCTGCTGCGGAAGCCCCGGTTACGAGAAAGTAGAAAAGGGTATTTTTGTACCTCATGCAAGCGTGGTGACAAATCGGGGGAATCCAGATTACGGCACATCGGGCAAAAATAAACGAACAAAACGGAGATTGAAAAACAAGTTGCCCCGATTCTGTGGACAGATCCGCCAAATGAGCCGCTTTTTAGACGGATAGGCGAGCGTCCTACAAAATCGGGGCAATCGAGAGGCAACGAGGCAAACTAGCCTTGCTGCACGATGACAGGGGGATTACTCCTGACCTTTAGGCACCTTGATACCGCCAGTCTTTTTGTTGGTTTTGAGTGCCTTACCCCAGGAATAATAGGTTTTGGCATCAATATCATGGACCAAATAGAGCTTTTGCGCCTTGCCAGAGAATTCGCGACCGCTTTCCTCAAAAAAGCAGTCAATGCTGTATTCGTTTTCAACGGTATGCTCTTCCCATTCGCCTTCGTAATAGGCAAAGTTCATGACCTTGATGTCATGGGAGCCATTCGGAACCTGCACTGTAAAACTTGTACCAACGGATTCCTTGGCTTCTTTAGATTCACCAACTTGCTCACCGTCAACGTAAACCACCGATTTGCATTCATGGTCATATCCTTCGACGATATGTACAAACTTGAAAGTGACGGTCAACGGAGTGGTTTGTGCAACGGCAAATCCCGTGACAAGGACGAGGGCGATAGACGCTAGAAACTTCTTCATGATTGGATTTTTCTTTTTCAACTGGAGTATAAAAAAGCTGGATGCCAACAGGCATCTCTGGGCTGCAAAAATAGGCGAATGAGGGGCATTTGCAAAGCAAGTCAATGGCATTTTCAATTCCGGGAAGCAAAAAGGCGCATATAGGATGCAAAAAAGCAGGAAAAGCACCACATTTACCAGCTTGAGATGATCCATCTCAGCAACCGCATTCCCGCTGATTCCCTAACTTTGGCCCGATGAATTGGAAAGCGAAGATCATTTGGGGGTTGATTCTGGCATGTTGGATACCGCTCACTGCCTTTGCGCAAAAGCCAGTCACTTGTGCGATTTCGGGTCAAGTGCTCGACAGTAGCAACGCCACACCCATGCCTTATGCCTCTTTGAGCATCTTGCAATCAGCAGGCGACAGTTTGGTCGGTGGTGGGCTGACCAACGAAAAAGGCAGTTTTGAAATCCCCAATCTTCGTCCGGGAAGCTACTTCGTCGAAATCAGCTTCATCGGCTTTCGTAAAAAACGGATCGGCCCGATCGCGCTGACCCTGCAGGCACCCCAAAAAAACCTCGGCCGCATCAGCCTTGCACCCACCGACTACCAACTCGCTGATGTGCAAATCACCGACCGCCAAGACCTGATGCTCAACAACATCGACCGCAAGACCTACAATGTCGAGAAGAGTCTTGTTTCGGAAGGCGGGGCAGCGACGGACATCCTGCGCACGCTCCCTTCGGTAGAGGTCGACATCGATGGCAACCTGAGCCTGCGTGGCAGTGGCAATGTCACGGTGTTGATCGACGGCAAGCCTTCTGCCTTGACGGGTGCCGGCAGGTCCGCTATTTTGGCGCAAATCCCAGCGAATTCGATCAAATCCGTGGAGGTGATTACCAATCCCTCCGCGCGGTATGATCCCGACGGCATGTCGGGCATCATCAACATCATCACCAAAAAGAACAAATCCGCCGGGCTGAATGGGAGCCTGACACTTGGAATTGGCAACAACCAGAAATACAATTCGAGTTTGAGCCTCGGGTACCGCACCAAAAAATTCAATGCCTACGGCACTTACAGCTTCCGGCTCGAGGACCGTTGGGGCCGCGGCTACAGCAACAGCGACACGCCCGCCGATACAGCATCCCCCATCATGCTGATCGACAACATCGGCAATCGGCAAGCCTTGGACAATATGGCGCGATTAGGGATCGACTTTTACCTCAGCGATCGCACAACGCTGGGCTTGGCAGGCGGATGGGCTGGACAAGATGAAGACGCATTCGATATTTCATTTTTTCAGGAGCAAACCAGCACTGAAACGCCGGTGAGCGTGTATTTGCGGCCAAATACTGGCGTTGAATCCATGTCCAACTTCGACGGCGAAATCAATTTGCAACAAAAATTCAAACAGCAGCGGCGTAGCCTCGACGCACGCTTGGCTTATTCGCAGGGATTGAACATTGAAGACAACCTCTTTCGCACCCATTATATCCTGAATCCATCTGGAAGCCCAACACTCGAAGATGACGTGCAGCGCAACATCCAAACGGACGGCATCAGGCTGGGAACGGCCCAAATCGACTACGTACATCCCATCAACGACAAAAATCAGGTTGACGCCGGCGCCAAGGCAACGAGCCGCGACATTGGCAATGAATTCTACTCCGAATCCCTGAACCACAGCCTGGAACAAATTTTCCCAGACACCTTTCTCAACAATAACTTCCTTTACAAGGAGCGGATTTTCGCCGCCTACGGCATCTGGGGGCATTCTTTCAGCCTAAAATTTGCCTCGCAGGTGGGCCTGCGCGCCGAGCAAGCGCTCACGCGTTCGGAACTCGTGACGACACAGGACACCTTCACCAACAATTATTTCAAGCTCTTTCCGAATGCCTATTTGAGCTACAAACCCAAAACCGGCTCCGAATTCAGGCTGAGCTACAGTCGCCGCATCAACCGCCCGACGACCGACCAACTCAACCCGTTCACCGACTTCAGCAACCCAAAGCGACAGCGTGTCGGCAATCCCGAATTGCTGCCCGAGACGATCGACGCCTTCGAATTGAGCTACAGCAAAAAATTTGACAAGGGCAGTTTGGGCGGCACGGGCTACTTCCGCTACATCACCAACGGCCACACCCGCTACTTCACCCCCACTAGCCCGACGAGCGACTCGGTGATCATCACGTTTGTGAACCTGCTCGACGGCCAAAGCTATGGCCTCGAGTTGATCGCGCAGTTGAAACCTGCCAAATGGATGGATTTGATGGCAAGCGCCAACTTTTTCCGCACGGTCACCGATGCCTCCAACCTCGAAGCGGACTTGACCGTGAGCAATGTCGGCTTGACGAGCAACCTGAACGCCACCGTCTACTTTAGCAAAAACACCAATCTTCAAGTGACCGCGAATTACAGCACGCCGCGTGTCGGCCCGCAAGGCGTTTTTGCTGCGCTTTTTTCCAGCGATGTTGCCGTCAAACAGAATATTCTGAAAGGCAAGGGTTCGGTCAACTTCCGGGTGAGTGACATTTTCAACACGCGCAGGTTCCTGATTCTTACCGATACCGAATTGATCACGGGCGAAAACCGGCGCAAACGCGAATCGCGGATTGCATATTTCACATTCAGCTACCGCTTTGGCACTGGAGATGCAACACCCAAACGAAAACGTCAAGAAGAGCGTCAAGGCGGCGAATTTGATTTTTGATCTTGCGCAAGGCTGCTGCAATAATGCTTAACTTGTCGCTTTGAAATTGGATTCGAATATGTATTCAAGGAAGAATTTCATCAAAATGTCCATGCTCGGTTTGGGCGTGGTTGCCGCTGGATGTTCGCCGGCGCAGGCCAACGAGGAATCTGAGTCCAAAGAATCCAAACTTCCGGTATTCGATCGCGACAAGGCGCCGATTGTGCTGTCGACCTGGGACCATGGGATGGCTGCAAATGCGGGTGCTTGGCCCATTTTGGAATCCGGCGGCGCAGCCTTGGACGCCGTCGAAAAAGGCGTGATGGTGACCGAATCGGATCCCACGAACCGCAGTGTCGGTTTGGCGGGCTTGCCCGACCGGGATGGGTTTACGACCCTGGATGCTTGCATCATGGACCACGAAAGCCGATGCGGTAGCGTGGCCTTTTTGCAGAATATCGAGCATCCGATTGCGGTGGCGCGGATGGTCATGGAGGAAACGCCGCACGTGATGCTCGTGGGTGAGGGCGCCTACGAATTCGCGATTTCAAAAGGGTTCACCCACAAGGAATTCCTCGACGAAAAAAGCAAGGCCGAGGTGGCTGCGGCTTATGCCAAATGGCTGGAAACTTCGCAATACCAGCCGATCATCAACCGCGAGAACCATGACACCATCGGCTTGATCGCGATGGATGCCCAGGGAAATCTGAGCGGTGCCTGCACGACTAGCGGCATGGCCTACAAGCTCCACGGGCGCGTGGGCGACTCCCCGATCATCGGCGCAGGCCTGTTTGTGGACAATGAAGTCGGCGCAGCTACCGCCACAGGCGTCGGCGAAGCCGTCATCCGCATCGCAGGCAGCCATACCGTCGTCGAATTGATGCGCCAAGGCTACACCCCGCAAGAAGCCTGCAAACAAGCCGTCGAACGCATCATCAAGAAGCACAAGGATTTGAAAAACCTCCAAGTCGGTTTCCTCGCCCTCAACAAAGCCGGCGAATTTGGCGGCTATTCGGTGTATGAAGGCTTCAACTTCGCCCTCCGCACCAAATCCCGCAACGAAATGGTCAAGACAGCCTTCGACCGGAAGTGGTGAGAATTGAAATTCTCCCCAAAAACCGGTTCTTTGCGGCCCTTTGCGAACCCGGCGCCTGTCCCCTTTGCGGCCTTTGCGTTTAAAAAAGCCCAATTTCCCAACAACTCCGAGGTAATTAAGGAATCAACTCCAAAACCTTGGTTGCATAACCCGCAACGGCCTCCGGATTCCACAGCATCGGAAAATAACGCCCCTCCAACAACGGCGCGACCTGATCGTCATAATTCGGGGAACCCAACTGCCCCGATTGTCCGGGCGGCTTGATCCACAATGAACGGTCAAAATTGGCCAAGTCCACAATTTGCCGGTACGAAGGAATGGCCAAATTCGCAGAATACGGCAATTCAGGGCGAATCGAAGTCTGGAAAACCGTATCCGTATCGCCCGGAATCGGATAAGGTCCGGCATTAAACACAATGTCCATCGGCTTTTGAATCGCCATGGCATGCGGAAATTCCAAGGTATGGATCCTTCCCCATTGCCAACTTTCCAAATCTCCGCCCAAAGTGGATTCGAGGAAGAGAATCGCATTCTCCAAAGCCTTTTTCAAAGCAGCCGCCTTTCCACCGGCCAGCGCCAGCAATTTGCTCTCGGGATTCTGCAACAAATCCAACAAGGCGGTCGTGTCCTTGCCTTGGAATTCGCTGACTTTGAACAAAACAGGATCCATTCCGCGGCCGATCAGCCAAGGTTCGTGGTGGTGATGCTCGGTTCCCAACCGGAAAAGCAGGCTCAACAATTCCCGCCTTACGACTTGATAGAGGCAGCCGCCGACCGAATTGGTCGTCAATTGGCCGTCCCAGTTCACCATGCGGTCGCGGGCGAGTTTTGCCTTGCCTTCGACATTCACCACGTCCTTCAAATGCGCGACAAATTCCAATCCCGGTCTGCAAAAAACATCCATGTGAATCGCAGGGAAATCGTCGCGCCGCCATTTGTCCTTCTGAAGCAGCAATTCCTCGATGCGGCGTGCCCGGTAACCATTCATCCAGACATTGCCCATGAAGTGCGGAAAATCGGCATTCACGACCTTGTTGTTGGCCGAGACGACGTAACCACGCTCGGGATTGAGCGTATGCGGCATCTCCTCAAAGGGCACAAAACCCTTGAAATCATATTCGCCAGTCCAGCCGATGGAGGGCATTTCGCCATTTCCTTTGCCGCGAATCGGCGTTTTGCCCGTCATCCAGTAGCCGATATTGCCCGTGACATCCGCATAGA is a genomic window containing:
- a CDS encoding N(4)-(beta-N-acetylglucosaminyl)-L-asparaginase, whose translation is MYSRKNFIKMSMLGLGVVAAGCSPAQANEESESKESKLPVFDRDKAPIVLSTWDHGMAANAGAWPILESGGAALDAVEKGVMVTESDPTNRSVGLAGLPDRDGFTTLDACIMDHESRCGSVAFLQNIEHPIAVARMVMEETPHVMLVGEGAYEFAISKGFTHKEFLDEKSKAEVAAAYAKWLETSQYQPIINRENHDTIGLIAMDAQGNLSGACTTSGMAYKLHGRVGDSPIIGAGLFVDNEVGAATATGVGEAVIRIAGSHTVVELMRQGYTPQEACKQAVERIIKKHKDLKNLQVGFLALNKAGEFGGYSVYEGFNFALRTKSRNEMVKTAFDRKW
- a CDS encoding TonB-dependent receptor, giving the protein MNWKAKIIWGLILACWIPLTAFAQKPVTCAISGQVLDSSNATPMPYASLSILQSAGDSLVGGGLTNEKGSFEIPNLRPGSYFVEISFIGFRKKRIGPIALTLQAPQKNLGRISLAPTDYQLADVQITDRQDLMLNNIDRKTYNVEKSLVSEGGAATDILRTLPSVEVDIDGNLSLRGSGNVTVLIDGKPSALTGAGRSAILAQIPANSIKSVEVITNPSARYDPDGMSGIINIITKKNKSAGLNGSLTLGIGNNQKYNSSLSLGYRTKKFNAYGTYSFRLEDRWGRGYSNSDTPADTASPIMLIDNIGNRQALDNMARLGIDFYLSDRTTLGLAGGWAGQDEDAFDISFFQEQTSTETPVSVYLRPNTGVESMSNFDGEINLQQKFKQQRRSLDARLAYSQGLNIEDNLFRTHYILNPSGSPTLEDDVQRNIQTDGIRLGTAQIDYVHPINDKNQVDAGAKATSRDIGNEFYSESLNHSLEQIFPDTFLNNNFLYKERIFAAYGIWGHSFSLKFASQVGLRAEQALTRSELVTTQDTFTNNYFKLFPNAYLSYKPKTGSEFRLSYSRRINRPTTDQLNPFTDFSNPKRQRVGNPELLPETIDAFELSYSKKFDKGSLGGTGYFRYITNGHTRYFTPTSPTSDSVIITFVNLLDGQSYGLELIAQLKPAKWMDLMASANFFRTVTDASNLEADLTVSNVGLTSNLNATVYFSKNTNLQVTANYSTPRVGPQGVFAALFSSDVAVKQNILKGKGSVNFRVSDIFNTRRFLILTDTELITGENRRKRESRIAYFTFSYRFGTGDATPKRKRQEERQGGEFDF
- a CDS encoding penicillin acylase family protein, which translates into the protein SRKYLHKGEWKTAEVFPETIHIKGKAEPHIEDVVVTHNGPVVSNVVKTGGQVLALNSPALRPSALTMGWYQMDQARNWNEFVAAMRFIEAPGLNIVYADVTGNIGYWMTGKTPIRGKGNGEMPSIGWTGEYDFKGFVPFEEMPHTLNPERGYVVSANNKVVNADFPHFMGNVWMNGYRARRIEELLLQKDKWRRDDFPAIHMDVFCRPGLEFVAHLKDVVNVEGKAKLARDRMVNWDGQLTTNSVGGCLYQVVRRELLSLLFRLGTEHHHHEPWLIGRGMDPVLFKVSEFQGKDTTALLDLLQNPESKLLALAGGKAAALKKALENAILFLESTLGGDLESWQWGRIHTLEFPHAMAIQKPMDIVFNAGPYPIPGDTDTVFQTSIRPELPYSANLAIPSYRQIVDLANFDRSLWIKPPGQSGQLGSPNYDDQVAPLLEGRYFPMLWNPEAVAGYATKVLELIP
- a CDS encoding deoxyribodipyrimidine photo-lyase, coding for MSSSKKKIALFWFRRDLRLHDNASLYHALKSGYPVLPMFVLDSDILSKLQDPTDARVTFIHDCLTNLQTALAAQKGSLLVRHGKPLDVWKSLLSEFDIAEVHTNRDYEPAAIARDNAIGELLAANGIGFHTHKDHVIFEGNEVVKDDGKPYTVFTPYSRKWKAKLESGKKENGESFYFKAYPSEDNLDKLLQTTAFPMPSLKDIGFQRSRIQIPRQEVAAGIIKNYHETRDFPAILGTSRLGIHFRFGTISIREKARKAEQLNTTYLNELIWRDFYSMILQHFPHVVDGPFRPQYDAIQWRNDEREFEAWCKGETGYPIVDAGMRELNATGFMHNRVRMITASFLAKHLLIDWRWGEAYFAEKLLDFDLASNNGGWQWATGCGTDAAPYFRIFNPESQQQKFDSKFQYIKHWVPEYGTPKYAKPIVDHKTSRERCLEVYKAGLGPSASE
- a CDS encoding cation:proton antiporter, with amino-acid sequence MRYKNTLFYFLVTGASAAALYWILQRGEKLEHLAAKPGKDPDIVSSWSIFLDSLWANVTHPLAILLAQIVTIILFARLLGWVCKRIGQPTVIGEIAAGIMLGPSLVGRYLPNVSAELFPPESLGNLQFLSQIGLILFMFVVGMELDLKVLRNRAKDAVLVSHASIVIPFVLGVGLAYYLYEDHAPSGVLFSSFALFLGIAMSVTAFPVLARIVQERGLNKTKLGALVITCAAADDITAWCMLAAVIAIVKAGSFVSALYIIAMAVAYLALMVWVLRPFLKRVGELHTSNENLSKPIVAIFFLALLLSAFATEVIGIHALFGAFLAGTIMPDNLKFRTIFIEKVEDVALVLLLPLFFVFTGLRTQIGLIDDPEMWAMCGVIVAVAVVGKFAGSALAAKFVGQSWKESLSIGALMNTRGLMELVVLNIGYDLGVLKPEIFAMMVIMALATTFMTGPALNLINWAFKSVPEDGEVKSQQFRILLSFANPERGRTLLRLANALIKKQKEHAEVTALHLTLSNELHHYNIDEYEQQAFAPISEEGVLLDQAFAQKFKPSYDIDADIALAANEGKYDLLLVGVGQSIFEGSLLGKLLGFTTRIINPDLILNKVTGKEKLFENSPFDERMRFILARTEVPVGIVIDKGQVGTDHVLVPLLHQKDRHLLHYAEKLVRNGCTSVTVFDPEGLSKSKKEIREALKHIDKECPGKMTVIQGNAPSEEVLKAQNLMLIGLESWKRLLEQQSPWLNIAPSTLILRA